The proteins below come from a single Capricornis sumatraensis isolate serow.1 chromosome 14, serow.2, whole genome shotgun sequence genomic window:
- the NPL gene encoding N-acetylneuraminate lyase isoform X1, translating into MASPKKKLQGLVAATITPMTEHGEINFSVIGRYVDYLVEEQGVKNVFVNGTTGEGLSLSISERCRVAEEWVTEGRNKLDQIVIHVGALSLKESQELAQHAAEIGADGIAVIAPFFLKPWNKDVLINFLKEVAAAAPALPFYYYHIPALTGVKIRAEELLDGIQDKIPSFQGLKFSDTDLLDFGQCVDQNRQQQFAFLFGVDEKIFVSDQQLLSALVMGATGAVGSTYNYLGKKTKQMLEAFERKDFSSALNHQFCIQRFINFVVKLGFGVSQTKAIMTLVSGIPMGPPRLPLQKASREFTDKAEAKLKSLDFLSCTDLKDGNMDACS; encoded by the exons aGAAATCAACTTTTCAGTCATTGGTCGGTATGTGGACTATCTTGTAGAGGAACAGGGAGTGAAGAATGTCTTTG TGAACGGCACGACGGGAGAAGGCCTGTCCCTGAGCATCTCGGAGCGCTGCCGGGTCGCGGAGGAGTGGGTAACAGAGGGGAGGAACAA ACTGGATCAGATAGTAATTCATGTGGGAGCCTTGAGCTTGAAGGAGTCACAAGAACTG gcCCAACATGCAGCAGAAATAGGAGCCGATGGCATCGCTGTCATTGCACCTTTCTTTCTCAAGCCATGGAACAAAG ATGTCCTAATTAATTTCCTAAAAGAGGTGGCTGCTGCCGCCCCTGCATTGCCATTTTACTACTATCACATTCCTGCCTTGACCGGGGTGAAGA TTCGTGCTGAGGAGTTGTTGGATGGGATTCAGGATAAGATCCCCAGCTTCCAAGGGCTGAAATTCAGTGACACAGATCTCTTAGACTTCGGGCAGTGTGTGGATCAGAATCGCCAGCAGCAGTTTGCTTTCCTTTTTGGGGTGGATGAG AAAATCTTTGTTTCTGATCAGCAACTGTTAAGTGCTCTGGTAATGGGAGCAACTGGAGCGGTGGGCAG TACCTATAACTACCtgggaaaaaagacaaagcagATGCTGGAGGCTTTTGAACGAAAAGACTTCTCTTCAGCTCTGAACCATCAG tTTTGTATTCAGAGATTTATCAACTTTGTGGTCAAATTAG GTTTTGGAGTGTCGCAGACCAAAGCCATCATGACTCTTGTCTCCGGGATTCCGATGGGCCCACCCCGTCTTCCACTACAGAAAGCCTCCAGGGAGTTCACTGATAAGGCAGAAGCTAAGCTGAAAAGCCTAGATTTCCTTTCTTGCACTGATTTAAAGGATGGAAATATGGACGCTTGCAGCTAG
- the NPL gene encoding N-acetylneuraminate lyase isoform X2, whose protein sequence is MASPKKKLQGLVAATITPMTEHGEINFSVIGRYVDYLVEEQGVKNVFVNGTTGEGLSLSISERCRVAEEWVTEGRNKLDQIVIHVGALSLKESQELAQHAAEIGADGIAVIAPFFLKPWNKDVLINFLKEVAAAAPALPFYYYHIPALTGVKIRAEELLDGIQDKIPSFQGLKFSDTDLLDFGQCVDQNRQQQFAFLFGVDEQLLSALVMGATGAVGSTYNYLGKKTKQMLEAFERKDFSSALNHQFCIQRFINFVVKLGFGVSQTKAIMTLVSGIPMGPPRLPLQKASREFTDKAEAKLKSLDFLSCTDLKDGNMDACS, encoded by the exons aGAAATCAACTTTTCAGTCATTGGTCGGTATGTGGACTATCTTGTAGAGGAACAGGGAGTGAAGAATGTCTTTG TGAACGGCACGACGGGAGAAGGCCTGTCCCTGAGCATCTCGGAGCGCTGCCGGGTCGCGGAGGAGTGGGTAACAGAGGGGAGGAACAA ACTGGATCAGATAGTAATTCATGTGGGAGCCTTGAGCTTGAAGGAGTCACAAGAACTG gcCCAACATGCAGCAGAAATAGGAGCCGATGGCATCGCTGTCATTGCACCTTTCTTTCTCAAGCCATGGAACAAAG ATGTCCTAATTAATTTCCTAAAAGAGGTGGCTGCTGCCGCCCCTGCATTGCCATTTTACTACTATCACATTCCTGCCTTGACCGGGGTGAAGA TTCGTGCTGAGGAGTTGTTGGATGGGATTCAGGATAAGATCCCCAGCTTCCAAGGGCTGAAATTCAGTGACACAGATCTCTTAGACTTCGGGCAGTGTGTGGATCAGAATCGCCAGCAGCAGTTTGCTTTCCTTTTTGGGGTGGATGAG CAACTGTTAAGTGCTCTGGTAATGGGAGCAACTGGAGCGGTGGGCAG TACCTATAACTACCtgggaaaaaagacaaagcagATGCTGGAGGCTTTTGAACGAAAAGACTTCTCTTCAGCTCTGAACCATCAG tTTTGTATTCAGAGATTTATCAACTTTGTGGTCAAATTAG GTTTTGGAGTGTCGCAGACCAAAGCCATCATGACTCTTGTCTCCGGGATTCCGATGGGCCCACCCCGTCTTCCACTACAGAAAGCCTCCAGGGAGTTCACTGATAAGGCAGAAGCTAAGCTGAAAAGCCTAGATTTCCTTTCTTGCACTGATTTAAAGGATGGAAATATGGACGCTTGCAGCTAG
- the NPL gene encoding N-acetylneuraminate lyase isoform X4 yields MASPKKKLQGLVAATITPMTEHGEINFSVIGRYVDYLVEEQGVKNVFVNGTTGEGLSLSISERCRVAEEWVTEGRNKLDQIVIHVGALSLKESQELAQHAAEIGADGIAVIAPFFLKPWNKVRAEELLDGIQDKIPSFQGLKFSDTDLLDFGQCVDQNRQQQFAFLFGVDEKIFVSDQQLLSALVMGATGAVGSTYNYLGKKTKQMLEAFERKDFSSALNHQFCIQRFINFVVKLGFGVSQTKAIMTLVSGIPMGPPRLPLQKASREFTDKAEAKLKSLDFLSCTDLKDGNMDACS; encoded by the exons aGAAATCAACTTTTCAGTCATTGGTCGGTATGTGGACTATCTTGTAGAGGAACAGGGAGTGAAGAATGTCTTTG TGAACGGCACGACGGGAGAAGGCCTGTCCCTGAGCATCTCGGAGCGCTGCCGGGTCGCGGAGGAGTGGGTAACAGAGGGGAGGAACAA ACTGGATCAGATAGTAATTCATGTGGGAGCCTTGAGCTTGAAGGAGTCACAAGAACTG gcCCAACATGCAGCAGAAATAGGAGCCGATGGCATCGCTGTCATTGCACCTTTCTTTCTCAAGCCATGGAACAAAG TTCGTGCTGAGGAGTTGTTGGATGGGATTCAGGATAAGATCCCCAGCTTCCAAGGGCTGAAATTCAGTGACACAGATCTCTTAGACTTCGGGCAGTGTGTGGATCAGAATCGCCAGCAGCAGTTTGCTTTCCTTTTTGGGGTGGATGAG AAAATCTTTGTTTCTGATCAGCAACTGTTAAGTGCTCTGGTAATGGGAGCAACTGGAGCGGTGGGCAG TACCTATAACTACCtgggaaaaaagacaaagcagATGCTGGAGGCTTTTGAACGAAAAGACTTCTCTTCAGCTCTGAACCATCAG tTTTGTATTCAGAGATTTATCAACTTTGTGGTCAAATTAG GTTTTGGAGTGTCGCAGACCAAAGCCATCATGACTCTTGTCTCCGGGATTCCGATGGGCCCACCCCGTCTTCCACTACAGAAAGCCTCCAGGGAGTTCACTGATAAGGCAGAAGCTAAGCTGAAAAGCCTAGATTTCCTTTCTTGCACTGATTTAAAGGATGGAAATATGGACGCTTGCAGCTAG
- the NPL gene encoding N-acetylneuraminate lyase isoform X3, producing the protein METDRQGMSAEERRGVDSGRNQLFSHWSVCGLSCRGTGSEECLCERHDGRRPVPEHLGALPGRGGVGNRGEEQAQHAAEIGADGIAVIAPFFLKPWNKDVLINFLKEVAAAAPALPFYYYHIPALTGVKIRAEELLDGIQDKIPSFQGLKFSDTDLLDFGQCVDQNRQQQFAFLFGVDEKIFVSDQQLLSALVMGATGAVGSTYNYLGKKTKQMLEAFERKDFSSALNHQFCIQRFINFVVKLGFGVSQTKAIMTLVSGIPMGPPRLPLQKASREFTDKAEAKLKSLDFLSCTDLKDGNMDACS; encoded by the exons aGAAATCAACTTTTCAGTCATTGGTCGGTATGTGGACTATCTTGTAGAGGAACAGGGAGTGAAGAATGTCTTTG TGAACGGCACGACGGGAGAAGGCCTGTCCCTGAGCATCTCGGAGCGCTGCCGGGTCGCGGAGGAGTGGGTAACAGAGGGGAGGAACAA gcCCAACATGCAGCAGAAATAGGAGCCGATGGCATCGCTGTCATTGCACCTTTCTTTCTCAAGCCATGGAACAAAG ATGTCCTAATTAATTTCCTAAAAGAGGTGGCTGCTGCCGCCCCTGCATTGCCATTTTACTACTATCACATTCCTGCCTTGACCGGGGTGAAGA TTCGTGCTGAGGAGTTGTTGGATGGGATTCAGGATAAGATCCCCAGCTTCCAAGGGCTGAAATTCAGTGACACAGATCTCTTAGACTTCGGGCAGTGTGTGGATCAGAATCGCCAGCAGCAGTTTGCTTTCCTTTTTGGGGTGGATGAG AAAATCTTTGTTTCTGATCAGCAACTGTTAAGTGCTCTGGTAATGGGAGCAACTGGAGCGGTGGGCAG TACCTATAACTACCtgggaaaaaagacaaagcagATGCTGGAGGCTTTTGAACGAAAAGACTTCTCTTCAGCTCTGAACCATCAG tTTTGTATTCAGAGATTTATCAACTTTGTGGTCAAATTAG GTTTTGGAGTGTCGCAGACCAAAGCCATCATGACTCTTGTCTCCGGGATTCCGATGGGCCCACCCCGTCTTCCACTACAGAAAGCCTCCAGGGAGTTCACTGATAAGGCAGAAGCTAAGCTGAAAAGCCTAGATTTCCTTTCTTGCACTGATTTAAAGGATGGAAATATGGACGCTTGCAGCTAG
- the NPL gene encoding N-acetylneuraminate lyase isoform X5, which yields MASRHWLQTLLVNGTTGEGLSLSISERCRVAEEWVTEGRNKLDQIVIHVGALSLKESQELAQHAAEIGADGIAVIAPFFLKPWNKDVLINFLKEVAAAAPALPFYYYHIPALTGVKIRAEELLDGIQDKIPSFQGLKFSDTDLLDFGQCVDQNRQQQFAFLFGVDEKIFVSDQQLLSALVMGATGAVGSTYNYLGKKTKQMLEAFERKDFSSALNHQFCIQRFINFVVKLGFGVSQTKAIMTLVSGIPMGPPRLPLQKASREFTDKAEAKLKSLDFLSCTDLKDGNMDACS from the exons ATGGCATCACGCCACTGGCTCCAGACTCTCCTCG TGAACGGCACGACGGGAGAAGGCCTGTCCCTGAGCATCTCGGAGCGCTGCCGGGTCGCGGAGGAGTGGGTAACAGAGGGGAGGAACAA ACTGGATCAGATAGTAATTCATGTGGGAGCCTTGAGCTTGAAGGAGTCACAAGAACTG gcCCAACATGCAGCAGAAATAGGAGCCGATGGCATCGCTGTCATTGCACCTTTCTTTCTCAAGCCATGGAACAAAG ATGTCCTAATTAATTTCCTAAAAGAGGTGGCTGCTGCCGCCCCTGCATTGCCATTTTACTACTATCACATTCCTGCCTTGACCGGGGTGAAGA TTCGTGCTGAGGAGTTGTTGGATGGGATTCAGGATAAGATCCCCAGCTTCCAAGGGCTGAAATTCAGTGACACAGATCTCTTAGACTTCGGGCAGTGTGTGGATCAGAATCGCCAGCAGCAGTTTGCTTTCCTTTTTGGGGTGGATGAG AAAATCTTTGTTTCTGATCAGCAACTGTTAAGTGCTCTGGTAATGGGAGCAACTGGAGCGGTGGGCAG TACCTATAACTACCtgggaaaaaagacaaagcagATGCTGGAGGCTTTTGAACGAAAAGACTTCTCTTCAGCTCTGAACCATCAG tTTTGTATTCAGAGATTTATCAACTTTGTGGTCAAATTAG GTTTTGGAGTGTCGCAGACCAAAGCCATCATGACTCTTGTCTCCGGGATTCCGATGGGCCCACCCCGTCTTCCACTACAGAAAGCCTCCAGGGAGTTCACTGATAAGGCAGAAGCTAAGCTGAAAAGCCTAGATTTCCTTTCTTGCACTGATTTAAAGGATGGAAATATGGACGCTTGCAGCTAG